ATTCGTCCTCTGGCCACCACGTGTCTGTCTTAAGTCCACTTTCTCTTCCAGCTTTGAGCGGGAGTTAATGTATAATGTGCACAGGGAAACCCCACTTGCCCGTTCATGTGATGCGACATGTGAAACCCAACAATGCACCGAGCTGTTAACCGCCTAAGCCACTGCACTTAAGTGAATTTCACATGACAAACGTTTTTCTCCTTTTGGTTTTGGCTGCCAGCGCTGTATTATGTAAAAGTAATATGTAATCAAACATCTAACCAAATGGCCGTGATCCTCTATGAGCCTATAATGCAAATCTAGTCGCTATATCTCCAGAATGTAAAGTTCATATCACTTCTTAATTTGGAACAACACAGTCTTATATGCTGCAAAACCTTTACTGTATTACTTGGGAGAGTTATGCAGAATACAAGAGCTTTCCCTCCTGATGATGACAGATGATGTTGACCCACTAAGAGGTAATTCACACAGCAATCAAACAGGTTTGTTCCATATTCTGCAACAAGCCATGACCTAAAAGCATGAGTGATTAACGTGGTTTTATGTAGGTAATTGtgtaacacacatgcaaaagcGGACATAGATATCCTACTTTGCGtccctgctctgtctgtttatatcacttcccccacagtGACATTAATTATCAACTGAGAGCACCATAAAAACATCCATATTGAGTCATATGGTCCTTTTATGTCAGATCTATAACTAGGTAGGAACGTTTAACATGTTCAATAAAGTCTGAACAATTCTGAAAACACGTTTCACTTGATGATCTCCTAAtagtgtgttttccttttcaacTAATACAATTTCTACAAAGCCTGGAAGACTGCTGTGCACGGCCCCTTTAGTCAAACCATGATTGAAAGTGACAAAGTCTCTCTTTGCTTTGACTGCTATTATAATGCTAATTAGTCAGAACTGTTCTGCTGGTAACTTGAGGCACAGTCACATTTATAACAGGTGAACAATGGCTACACATTGATTTACCCTTTAACCTTTATTTGAGTTAGAGCCATGCGTGTATGACTTGGTGGTGTCAGTGAGTCGCAGTTATTGCAAACAAGACATTTTCAACCCAAGAATTACCGTTCCTGTACATTTGGAAGAGACCGTAGCACACATGTGGTTGGCAACGGTTTTCTGCACCGCACACTCCTTTcagtttattatgtttttctacAGTCCGAGTCATGATACCTTTACAGTGCACTTTTTCATGAGGCTGCTGGTTTTGCTTCTCACTTCCTGTTAGGCCCAGCTCAGTCTGGTCCTGCAAAACCACATCAAGTTTAAGTTCAGTCTCATCTGCGCTAgttctgtttggtttgtgtggTCTTCGTAGTGTCTCATTGACGATGGCGCTCTGTTACGTGCTTGCATTCTCATTGCATTTCCTCTAGAGCACACATTCATTGACTGACTCACTTGTGAAATACATTCATATCTTTCCTCCagtgccagcagcagcagcagactgacatcagtggttttgagtgaaatgtctCAGCAACTGTTGGATGAGATGCTGCAATGTCTGGCACACTCACTTGTGTGGGCAGGTGAACTATAATACGTGTaggtgtctttttttgtttgtttgtttgtttgtctcagtgTAATCAAAAATGTAATGAGCAAAACTTTAAAAGTAGtatgtacatatacatgcatacacacatatagatATAATCATGACAACAGCTAAATCAAAATTCTAGAGttgacagactgcatcactTTACATAAAAAGACACTACCTGAGAGTTATATGGccaaataaatgacacattgGCCCTTTAAACCACTACACAGAACACACATAAAGTtggttttcagtgtttctactGCTGATTTTGGACTAGGGATGGCTGTGGAAATGGAGAACTATGAACTTGATTGATAGAAAGAACAGAATaggaaaaactaaacagctCTAAGAAACTCATGACCACTTGACCTGTGACTAAGAATATCCCAGACTTGAATGGTGAGCTAAATGACGTAGAAGCTGGATGACTTTCAGCAGCATTTGTAATGCTTTTAACTGTGGAGAATGCGATGAGGGTTGTGATACACTGCAAACTCTGTTCTATAATTAAACACTAAGGAAAAGCACAAGGTTTGACGCACTTTCAGTATTCATGTGGCTCATTCTAATCGTGTAACAATCAGGCTGGATGTCAACAGAGGTTAAAGATAGCAAGACGCAAATGGGGGGAAAGTGCTGAGAGCTGTAGTTCAGGGAGAAACGTCTTGGCTTCACAGTTGGATTTTAATCTTGCTTTGACCCTCATCAGGGAAACTAGACTGTAGCTTTTCGACAGCATCATGCGAGAGATACCATCAAACTTGAATTCGCAGAGGTTAGTGTGATTTAAAATCAGCAATGAATGGGCTCTGTAGGATGTCTCTGGACACCCAGGACACAAAGACAATGTAAGTACATGATTGATTTCTAATGCAGCAAGGGCAATTTCACTTATATATTCCTGCTGATGTCCACTCTTCTAGTCATCAAGCATGGAAATCCAGGATACATAACTTAATTCAGAGTCCATTACCATGGAGGATTATCAACAGGTTAAttcattgttaaaataattaattcataataTTATTGTTTCATCTGAGCTTATCTTTAAAACCCTAAAACCCTCCTTTTCTTCCCCCTACAGGCAGGAAACAAATGAACGCAGTAATTTAGGAGATTCTCTTGAGATGCTCCTTtccacaaaatgtaattttcttccACGTCCATGCAATAGACAACAAATATCATGGTCggcttctgtttcttttcttttctgaagcTGTGTGCTCTTGTGTAAAAGGTGGACAAACAGCATTTCGGGACTTTCTGAAGTCAGAGTTCTGTGAGGAAAACTTGGACTTCTGGCTCGCGTGTCAAGAGTTCAAACACTTGAAACGTCCAGAGAAACTGACACAGAGAGCAGCGGGGATTTATGAACAGTTCATTATGGACGAGTCTCCCAGACAGGTAATGTTACACTCTACAGGATCAGCCAAATCATGAggggagattttttttgtgcagaTGCTTGTAAGTGctgaacaagaaaaacataatttagcCTGTACGGTAATATTCAACGATTTTATCGTAAGAATGAGGACATTTTCTAGAAAATTGCTCAGACCCCTAATCACTTACTGTACGTCAACCACATCAACCAGCATTTAAAATAGTTCCTTTTTGACTGTGGTAACAACGCAGGTGGCTGCTATGTATAGTATGTACCACACAGTGTCTAGCATGCTTaggtattttgttttgtattgcaTATCTTTGCAGGTAAACTTAGATTTCTACACCAGACATATCATCAGTCAGAGTCTCCAGCAACCAGGGCCTTCATGTTTTATCATGGCACAGAAGAAAATCTACGGCCTAATGGAGAATGACTCCTTCCCACGCTTCATTCAATCTGAGAAATACAAAGGCTTTCTGGATGCAGCTTATAAACCGAGAGGCTTTAGGAAACACTGCAAGGCCTTGAAGATGAAGAGCACTGGAGATCTAATACAGCGTGATTCAAAACCAATCAGCCTCCGTCTCTCGTACAAGGACTAACATCGTGTTTTTTGTGCACAGGCTCAGAATGAGGAGCTGCTGTTGTGCAGgcacttctctttctcttgaaATGTCTGTAACATACTGTCTTAAAGTTGTGCCAGTGCAACTGTAATCATACTGCCGGCAGTGCCATCTGGTGCACAGTGAACACTGCCatcatcaaaagaaaaaagtatgtgtgttttgtttgttgttgttgttgttgtttaatttttggGATGTTTCTGTGTGGAACAGTCATGGCTTTGGATGTAAACTTTAATATTTATGGCTCTATACTTGTAAAAAGCACATGACTGCAggactgtttttactgtgtattacgGTATGTCAGTTTGCACTTCTACAGTATTTTATgagattttaaataaactttctATGTGTTTATCATGAAGCGTTGTAATACCACAGATTTTGTTATGTTATAAGTTCATACAGATTGTTCCACTGCTACAAATACtcataatgtgaataaaagagCATCTTTATTAGCCAATTGTTACAGTTGATGTGCTACTGCCTCCCTGTGGTGACAGCTAAAACTTACAATCTCTGTTAAACATTAAAGGGAAACTTTACCTATTTTCAATTGGAATTATTAGACTCTAGTTTGAGGAGTACTTATATAAATGGTATTGAATTTCTAAAggttaaaatatttctttgcCATTAGC
The window above is part of the Anabas testudineus chromosome 17, fAnaTes1.2, whole genome shotgun sequence genome. Proteins encoded here:
- the LOC113171400 gene encoding regulator of G-protein signaling 8-like isoform X3; the encoded protein is MREIPSNLNSQSHQAWKSRIHNLIQSPLPWRIINRQETNERSNLGDSLEMLLSTKCGQTAFRDFLKSEFCEENLDFWLACQEFKHLKRPEKLTQRAAGIYEQFIMDESPRQVNLDFYTRHIISQSLQQPGPSCFIMAQKKIYGLMENDSFPRFIQSEKYKGFLDAAYKPRGFRKHCKALKMKSTGDLIQRDSKPISLRLSYKD
- the LOC113171400 gene encoding regulator of G-protein signaling 5-like isoform X2, whose product is MNGLCRMSLDTQDTKTIHQAWKSRIHNLIQSPLPWRIINRQETNERSNLGDSLEMLLSTKCGQTAFRDFLKSEFCEENLDFWLACQEFKHLKRPEKLTQRAAGIYEQFIMDESPRQVNLDFYTRHIISQSLQQPGPSCFIMAQKKIYGLMENDSFPRFIQSEKYKGFLDAAYKPRGFRKHCKALKMKSTGDLIQRDSKPISLRLSYKD
- the LOC113171400 gene encoding regulator of G-protein signaling 5-like isoform X4 encodes the protein MNGLCRMSLDTQDTKTMQETNERSNLGDSLEMLLSTKCGQTAFRDFLKSEFCEENLDFWLACQEFKHLKRPEKLTQRAAGIYEQFIMDESPRQVNLDFYTRHIISQSLQQPGPSCFIMAQKKIYGLMENDSFPRFIQSEKYKGFLDAAYKPRGFRKHCKALKMKSTGDLIQRDSKPISLRLSYKD
- the LOC113171400 gene encoding regulator of G-protein signaling 5-like isoform X1, producing the protein MQQGQFHLYIPADVHSSSHQAWKSRIHNLIQSPLPWRIINRQETNERSNLGDSLEMLLSTKCGQTAFRDFLKSEFCEENLDFWLACQEFKHLKRPEKLTQRAAGIYEQFIMDESPRQVNLDFYTRHIISQSLQQPGPSCFIMAQKKIYGLMENDSFPRFIQSEKYKGFLDAAYKPRGFRKHCKALKMKSTGDLIQRDSKPISLRLSYKD